The genomic stretch TATCAGAAGGTCCCAAAAGCGGATAATGACTCTttatttcagactttttgaTCTGTAGAGGTTTATTATTTCTAAAACGTTCCTCCAAACCAGAAAAGCGAGACGAGACGTAACATTAATTAGTGACTTTGTTGTTGACTTTGTCTGACAGACACAGAGTGTCGCAGCTGTTTAAAACAGGCAACAAGACAAAAGCAGGCAGACAGCATGCGTGTTTTACTGCAGGTATGTCGACTTACAGGCCGGTGCAGAACTGCAGGCAGGTATTAGTACAAGCACGCAAACAAGGAGTCTGAGGTAAACTACAAGGTACAGATCAAGctcaaaagtgaaaaatacacAGCAAGAAGGCAGAAAAGCATCCCGAATGGTCTGGCAGGCAATGATGGATCTGGGCCGGTTTATAAACAGTGCTGGAGGAAGTATTAAGACCCtttgcttaagtaaaagtacaaatactgcAAGTTGTTACAAGTTAAAGTCTTGCATTAAAAgtggtacttaagtaaaagtaaggaGGTATAATCAGGGAAATGtacttaaagggttaaaagttgAAGCACCCAGTCCAGAAAAATCTTCTATCTGAAACCCTCAAAATAACATGtatataaaatagaataaaacaccacaaaaactcaaaattataaaataaaatagcaataacaccccaaaaaatccaccacaaaaactcaaaaatataaaaaataaaaaacaaaagaaaattcctcaaaattacaaaaagataaaacacactttaacctcaacattataaataaaatagtgaaaacaccccaaaaacctcaacataaaaaataggaaaagcacacaaaaatcaaaatcataagAACAGTAACTAAAATGTTGGTCAAAATAGTTGGCAGTTACTTTCCTGTGAAAAAAACGGAtcgattaatcaactaatcattgcgGCTGTACCTGTATAaagtcatttaatttaaaaaaatctttattttaaagtaactaaaactgtcctataaatatagtttatggTTTTGTCAAAGTGGACATCTGTGCCGAACTATAAGGAATTCCCTTTAACTATTATTAAATATATCACGTTCACATgaatgggacagatggacagatggacaacccaaaaacacctCCGGCCTCGGCTGTCAGCAGCATGGAGagtaaacaataaattaaagtgatgaacacataAATGCATCATAATTATAATCCAAATGTACAGATTTTTCTGAAATCGGTCTGCACACTGAATACTTTtagtactttaagtatatttttgagGGTCTCTTCTGAATTGTGGTATTAGTACCTCTACTGGAGTAAAAGCCCTGAGTGCTTCTTCTCTCACTTCCGTCATATTTACTCCACCGAAACgacagaaacacagcaagaaAAGCAAATGCAGATATGTTCACCGACAGCGGTCAAACACTGTCTAAATAAACTggctaaataaaaacagaggagcgaaagaaaagaaacacgcTTAACTTTGACTCACTTCAATCATTGAGAACTCCCGTCCATAAAAGCTGAGAGGACACGCAGTGATTTCCTTCTGTCCAGAgcgaaaaatgaaaaagaaaagggccTGATGAAGGCCAACCTGGCTGGCAGCAACTTCAGCGTGAATataaaagaggacaaaaaacatcatacgTCAATCTATAAAGACCAACTTCAGAACTcacaaatagtttattttgattttttttttaaacaaaacttgaCTTGTGTTAATTGAGGCACccttattaatttattttgacaaatctGGTCAGTAACTTAAAAAATTCTGTGTGCATCTCACTTAAAACCCATAGTGACACTGTAATGTATGTAAAGACTATTGCacttttaaactgattttgacAAGAAATATAAGATGAAACCTCCTGTCTGTAGAAcctagtttattattattattattattattattattattattattgcaaggTGAAATTATGCTTTATTTGAGAAGCAGAAAGTAGTAGCTGAAGTTTAAAACCTCCAGCCTGCTggatttgctttctttcttttctataattttatttattgcattttatttatctattttaaaaaaaaaaaaattatattgttttattagaTTTTACAAAAATTGACAGATGACAGTTCACTATACATTTATGcccacatttatttttccttcaggCACCTGATTAAGTGACACATTTCTGgatattttcatattatattcagtGCATAACAATCACAGtacagaaaaactgaaactatTATCAACTCAAATGGTGATCAACATTTCTGCAGGAAGTTGATGTAAAAtgagcagattatttcttgTTAATATTACTTAAGAGATGAGTTTTTCAGGAACAGTTTGAACAAATCTCTGTATCAGGTATTTTTTACACTataaataataatctaaactttaaaaataacaattatatttagttttgccacataaatgaaatgcagagatactgtaaaataaaataaaatactgtaagaGTTGCAGTTCAGGTGtatattaaataatgttttagcaCACCACTTAAAATCAAGAAGCCCTTGCAGCCTCCTTTGATACCCTGTCGACCCACAGCAGGGGTCGGTGGCCACGCGTTGGGAACCGGTCTGCTAAAGTACTgaaaactttaaatggctgctCACCTGCCAGCAGGAAGAGCAGCGTGCTTGGATTCGCCATGGCGGAGCCCGGCAGGAGGCTGTTggagagctgcagagaaaattCACACAGAAAGTGGCAAAATCATAGATATAGAAacctatatttaaaaagtaataatattctttttcacaattttgaggtactggcacttttcttgagattttgcattttctgctactAACTACATACTTAATCTATATTCCAGAAACATTTAGCATATCATGTCCACTTTCTGATGTTTATAACGaaacaaatttcatgaaaaaatcaGAATTAAGCGAGTTATAGTTTGCATTTGTCAGTACGCTTGTATTTGCTTACTGGCTGATTTTGACCTCCACCAATACTTATACTACAATAGTTATTTATTGATTTGGCCAACttgcaccaaaaataaaaataaaataaatgattaatgaattctctttttcttaatttatttacgcaaaaataaatgaaagtcaAAGACAAGCTAAAAGATGAAACTTTGTCTGAAGCTTTTAACAACATTTGGTTCCAAATTAAGAACGAAAAATTGAGAAATACGTTGTGAAAGTAACCAAAGAATCTTAAAATTCTCAAATTAATATttctaagtcattttaataAGCAAGACAAGTTTTGGAGATATCATCCGCAGAGATGTCcaccttctctccaatataatggaactagacggCTCGTGTTgccaaaaaactacatttaaaaaactcatcagcgatgtttctttccagaaattatgaccctgttaatcaaaataatccagactttgttgtgagcagttttacgTTGCATACCAAAATTCATTTCCTTGTCTGTACACTGAAATAATATTTTGCATCTTGATCAAACAGGATTTATTCTGCAATGAAGCATCGTCCGCATGAAGCCCGGCGGAGAGACAGAGTGCAGCTCGTCTTACCGTCTGGACGTTCGGAGGACCACCGGGGAGATGATgctctgcaggtggaggtgtgTGATGAGCTGCTCTCTCTGATGTCTCTGATCTGGAGAAGGTGTGcgtgctgtctgtctctgtcctcatgATGGTTCTCCTCTTTCATTACCTGAAGACAGCCTAAAGGTTTTAAATTCTGCAAAAGTTTTGACTCCCCAAACTGGCTTTCTGTGACACTCTGCAGCGACAATTAGAGCGACAGTTATCCAGGATCCAGTTTTTAGCTATGTAGGTTTTAACATGCAAAGACTTTACTAAGGTGCTGCGGTACATTAATTAcaatagaaatgttttaaaaaagatactATTTAAGAAATAGCTCAGGCAGgaatgtgcaaaaatatattCTAGGGGAAGTACGTAAAATCATTGTATTGACGATTAATCTTTAACCCTTAATTTCTGACAATAACATGGGAAGGGAGTGAAGagaaattgaccaaaaaaaggcccaaaaaatagcaagaaattattaataagGTACAAGAacataacctgaaaattagcgcaaaaaaaggcttttggatttttttaacataatttaaacatgtaattagtAGAATTTTAAGTGtagttattaaatattaaaacctaGTAAATCAAAAAGCAGAacagcaatgaaaaaataaaataaaataacatcaaaaatattttctagcAAATCctagtaaaaaaagaaaaaggagaaagtaCTCGACAAAATATAGAAGAATTTATATGTGCAGGAGTTGCAATACATATAATCAATACTATTTGgataaaagatatttttaaaatgagttttgaAGGTAATTAagggttattttgtgtgtgtgtgtgtgtgtgtgtgtgtgtgtgtgtgtgtgtgtatttatttatagatttgtCTCTTCCTCGCCACTAGAGGGCACTAAATCCCCTAAATATATTTCCTttatatacacataaaaaaaggtgacaagattTTGTTTGGAAGAGAATCAAATCAACAACTGAAAAAACGAGCGTGGTTTGATTTCTGATGACGCCACTCTCTCCTCACATTCTTCATACAATGACCTGATGCGTCATGCAACCGTGAGACATTTAAATTACAGTGCATCGCCTATCGACTCACATCAACAGCGATCCATCACATGTAAGTACAACATTTTATCTCCTGTCATTAGAAATGTAAGTTTTTCACGAGGACTGATGCTTTcaactgaaactttttaaagtatttttgcagaattttagatcaaattaaataaaataaataaattactttcaTGATTCCTGTGGAGACAGtaatacattttgtcatttgttaataatgtgaaaaaaatcttaaatattttcCTATCATAGTTTAACATTCAACAGCTGCTTAGAAGTGATTGCATGAACAGAAAACTAAATgcaaatgcagtgttttttctgaAGAGTACATAAAAAGCTAGTCCTGCAGCaatttaaaagccttttttaaacttacGTGGTTAAATTCAATAATACTGCAAACATACTGGTTTCTAAGAAGgttacatttttcagattttaagttTTCACTTGATTAAATAGCTTATTTTCATCAGTGCAGTGTTATTTGTTCTGCCAGAAATTTCCCAGTGAAACTGGTTCCACCTAAATGTAATCAGGTGCCtccctgttttcttttattcagcTCTGTGCCAAAAGACATCATTTGCCACAGAGACTTCAACAAAAGATGTGGGACGACTGTCCGGATCCAGGTCAGGGTAAGACACACATCTtagttttttgcctttttaagtaattttaggaacaaaaaagcaaaattattttacagcaaacgatgaccaaaaacattcttttttattgttttttcttgttctttgaAATGCACTTGTGTCCcattgtatcattctgtgtcccctctctaaatgcCGAGGCTTGTTGGGGTCTGTGAATGCGGTGCAGGTTCGTCATTCGTTTTTTTTCGTCAGCGGCAGTTTATAGCTCGCAGACAGGACAATCGATCTGTCGATCCGTTCAaaactgatcagatcagatgaACAAGAGAAGCAAGCTTTTAGACCAGGCAGAAtgaatgtttgtcttttaaagcactgactgttctgctgctccgtttATATCATAACaccgcttttgcagtgctttcgcTGTGATATCCTgaaaaaagccacctttcgtgtcTCCTTTAGGAcgtctcaaggattttagaacatttctgggattttaggatgttttaggatGTTGGGGTCTTAGCTTGGACCTCTCTCGGGGGTTGCAGGGGAACctactttttttgataaacaagctctgttttgaagctgttttatgcacCTTATGAAtcctaaaagtacaaaaaaaatctccagtgtgaatcactttatttattttaaatcagaaaatggttttgggggcaagatttggcccgcaggccataAGCTGAGCATCACTGCCTTACATATGTCTCTTTCTTAACAGGAAGGCACCCAACTGGCTTCTTCCTGGACCCAACACCAGGGGACGGGGACTGTCAAGGAGGTGGAGACGGGGGTGATGGGAATGGAGGCAGGCGTGATAAAGATGGAAGAGATGATTACCAAAAAGAAGATCGCCATGGAGACGACCACGACCGGGATCAGCGCAGGGACAGACGCAGCCCTGACCGCCATGGAGACGACCACGACCGGGATCAGCGCAGGGACAGACGCAGCCCTGACCGCCATGGAGACGACCACGACCGGGATCAGCGCAGGGACAGACGCAGCCCTGACCGCCATGGAGATGACCACGACCGGGATCAGCACAGGGACAGACGCAGCCCTGACCGCCATGGAGA from Plectropomus leopardus isolate mb chromosome 24, YSFRI_Pleo_2.0, whole genome shotgun sequence encodes the following:
- the LOC121963064 gene encoding uncharacterized protein LOC121963064 is translated as MQPSVPKDIICHRDFNKRCGTTVRIQVREGTQLASSWTQHQGTGTVKEVETGVMGMEAGVIKMEEMITKKKIAMETTTTGISAGTDAALTAMETTTTGISAGTDAALTAMETTTTGISAGTDAALTAMEMTTTGISTGTDAALTAMETIMTAIGAGTDAALTAMEMTTTAISAGTDAALTAMETIMTAIGAGTDAALTEMETMAVTIALVAVEALVVNTVMRAMEAAAAVAAAAVAVMTGRVAVGEGADAGTATVVGADAIVDVDVDVETSRDMNTGCRYNDHHTNSTCHQRT